In Microscilla marina ATCC 23134, a single window of DNA contains:
- a CDS encoding SpoIIE family protein phosphatase: MKVNRNNGGKNEYSDQDIEALREELKQLRLFKKAQEAKEKLAQHLTEIKGLLTRKPGQTVEAWADGWMAKLVPRIQGVQAAMYIVTDNNTNHLEYVSGFAISARSRQTLASSQNALLQQVVKTKEPYEVPLLANPPVLQAAAHIQLVPKTLLIHPFTYQNEVLGVVEVYLLEALTEQQRALIADLQDSVALSLKMYRDKTSLKASLHEMQQTKDRHQNILDNTQQALALLDQQGQVLDANKAFFQLLDYSSKPEILPSFFKHLADEADHKHLQLVINKLMQTEHNSQITLLRLASDYGGRVKYKFHFTKIAVPHQSDSILVQLLGYSIINKKHQHTELSFEVLNDAMQEVFIFDMHSLEVLYANKSALTNIEFSLKGLKGKRFDELLPQFNQDALVEIIKVLSQSNKEFIQFEVQLRRQDQSLYASNLRLIITSYRTKPVVVAMVQDISRRKELERDLLLQGDKIAKELTRKVNEKEKKLEWEKARTQEINQQIIQQNKIIADKRKNMLDSLQYAKMIQESILPSEATMRKHVIESFVYYKAKDVVSGDFYWVHEKQGKVFLVAADCTGHGVPGALLTMLGSNLLKEVVKTSDTDDPADILEQLDKVMSESLQHEEVENRDGMDVALCVIDKQKQRVSFAGAKNPLIYIKNNEVQKIRGSIRSIGSWAHNLPPFVTHHIAIDQPSTFYIFSDGYQDQFGGEADKKFMVSQLKSLFKQIHLKPMAEQKQFVTDTMDAWIGRRSQTDDMLVMGFKLSSDIA; this comes from the coding sequence ATGAAAGTAAATAGAAACAATGGGGGTAAAAATGAATACTCAGACCAGGATATTGAGGCTTTAAGGGAAGAATTAAAACAACTGCGGCTATTTAAAAAAGCCCAGGAAGCAAAAGAAAAACTTGCACAGCATCTTACAGAAATAAAAGGTTTGCTTACTCGTAAGCCAGGGCAAACAGTGGAAGCCTGGGCAGATGGTTGGATGGCTAAACTGGTACCCAGAATACAAGGAGTGCAAGCTGCTATGTACATAGTGACAGATAACAATACCAATCACTTAGAGTATGTCAGCGGTTTTGCTATTAGTGCCCGTTCACGTCAGACCTTGGCAAGCAGTCAAAATGCATTATTGCAGCAGGTGGTTAAAACTAAAGAACCTTATGAAGTGCCATTGCTTGCAAATCCTCCAGTGTTACAAGCCGCTGCACATATTCAGCTAGTGCCCAAAACTTTGTTAATACACCCTTTTACCTATCAGAATGAGGTTCTGGGGGTGGTGGAAGTGTATTTGCTCGAAGCGTTGACCGAACAACAACGCGCATTGATAGCCGATTTGCAAGATTCTGTAGCTTTGTCTCTGAAGATGTATCGTGATAAAACCAGTTTGAAGGCGAGCCTACATGAGATGCAGCAAACCAAAGACCGGCATCAAAATATTTTGGACAATACCCAACAAGCCCTCGCCTTACTCGATCAGCAAGGGCAGGTTTTGGATGCCAACAAAGCTTTTTTTCAATTATTGGACTATTCAAGCAAGCCCGAAATACTGCCCAGTTTTTTTAAGCATTTGGCAGACGAAGCAGATCATAAACACTTGCAGTTGGTCATCAACAAACTGATGCAAACCGAACACAATAGCCAGATTACTTTGCTGAGGTTGGCAAGCGACTATGGAGGCAGAGTGAAATATAAGTTTCATTTTACCAAAATAGCAGTGCCTCACCAAAGTGACTCTATTTTGGTACAATTGCTTGGGTACAGCATCATCAACAAAAAACACCAACACACCGAGTTGTCGTTTGAGGTATTGAATGATGCCATGCAAGAAGTGTTTATTTTTGATATGCACAGTTTGGAGGTGTTATATGCCAATAAAAGTGCGTTAACAAACATTGAGTTTAGTTTGAAGGGACTCAAGGGGAAACGCTTTGATGAACTTCTGCCCCAGTTTAACCAAGACGCCTTAGTAGAAATTATCAAGGTTTTGAGCCAATCTAACAAAGAATTCATTCAGTTTGAAGTCCAGTTGCGTCGGCAAGACCAATCGCTGTATGCTTCCAACCTCCGCCTGATTATTACCTCCTATAGAACAAAACCAGTAGTGGTGGCAATGGTGCAAGACATTTCGCGAAGAAAAGAGCTGGAGCGAGACTTATTGTTGCAAGGCGATAAGATTGCCAAAGAGCTTACCCGGAAGGTAAACGAAAAAGAGAAAAAGCTGGAGTGGGAAAAAGCCCGTACTCAGGAGATCAACCAACAGATTATTCAGCAAAATAAAATAATTGCTGATAAGCGAAAAAACATGCTCGATAGTCTTCAGTATGCCAAAATGATTCAGGAAAGCATTTTGCCTTCAGAAGCAACCATGCGCAAACACGTCATAGAATCTTTTGTGTATTACAAGGCCAAGGATGTAGTAAGCGGAGATTTTTATTGGGTGCACGAAAAGCAAGGCAAGGTGTTTTTGGTAGCTGCCGATTGTACTGGACATGGAGTGCCAGGAGCCTTATTGACAATGTTGGGGAGTAATTTGCTAAAAGAAGTAGTGAAAACATCTGATACTGATGACCCTGCCGATATTCTGGAACAACTAGACAAGGTTATGAGTGAAAGTCTGCAGCACGAAGAGGTTGAAAACCGCGATGGCATGGACGTGGCCTTGTGTGTAATTGATAAGCAAAAGCAACGCGTATCGTTTGCAGGAGCCAAAAACCCTTTGATTTATATCAAAAACAACGAAGTGCAAAAGATCAGAGGCAGCATTAGAAGCATAGGTTCCTGGGCACACAACCTTCCCCCTTTTGTTACCCACCATATTGCTATAGATCAACCCTCTACTTTTTATATTTTTTCGGATGGCTACCAAGACCAGTTTGGGGGCGAAGCAGACAAAAAGTTTATGGTAAGTCAACTAAAGTCACTTTTCAAACAGATTCACCTGAAGCCTATGGCGGAGCAAAAACAGTTTGTAACTGATACAATGGATGCCTGGATAGGCAGGAGAAGCCAGACCGATGACATGCTGGTAATGGGGTTTAAGCTAAGCAGTGATATAGCTTAA
- the lipB gene encoding lipoyl(octanoyl) transferase LipB, translated as MDKKTATSPTIVFQDLGLIDYKEAWDYQKTVFEQLVTYKKNAKDHPKQSLVSPDNYLLFCEHPHVYTLGKSGKPENLLVSKAQLQSKGAAFYQIDRGGDITYHGPGQLVGYPILDLERLGLGIRQYVHLIEEAIIQSLQYFGIAAARLEGAPGIWVEQSRKICALGVRASRGITMHGFALNVNTNLDFFGFIHPCGFVDKGVTSIEKELGKPLEMTQLKAIVKQNLVNLFGIET; from the coding sequence ATGGATAAAAAAACTGCTACATCACCTACCATTGTTTTTCAAGATTTAGGGCTTATAGATTATAAAGAGGCCTGGGACTATCAGAAAACGGTATTTGAACAGTTGGTGACATATAAAAAAAATGCCAAAGATCACCCTAAACAAAGCTTAGTATCACCGGATAACTACCTGTTGTTTTGTGAGCACCCTCATGTATATACATTAGGAAAAAGCGGCAAGCCCGAAAACCTATTGGTGTCAAAAGCTCAGCTACAAAGCAAAGGCGCTGCTTTTTACCAGATAGATCGGGGAGGAGACATTACCTATCATGGACCAGGGCAGTTGGTGGGTTACCCTATATTAGACCTTGAGCGCCTTGGCTTGGGCATTAGGCAATATGTGCACTTAATCGAGGAGGCTATTATTCAATCATTGCAGTATTTTGGCATAGCTGCTGCCCGGCTAGAGGGCGCCCCCGGAATATGGGTGGAACAAAGCAGGAAAATATGTGCGTTGGGAGTGCGCGCCAGCCGAGGCATTACTATGCATGGTTTTGCCTTGAATGTAAATACTAACCTTGATTTTTTTGGATTTATACACCCTTGTGGCTTCGTTGATAAAGGGGTTACTTCTATAGAAAAAGAGCTTGGAAAGCCACTGGAAATGACTCAACTAAAAGCCATAGTAAAGCAAAATTTGGTAAATCTATTTGGAATAGAAACATAA
- a CDS encoding SWIM zinc finger family protein, with protein sequence MLPFPNFEQVIDTKVASSGHRYYAYGHITNIRLKEFREWTAKVKGSQSYDVEIKIGNGYVEHFKCDCSDGCLGEVCKHVVAVLYHIKEDRLQTEEDFIELSNEVNGMLAGLSKEDLKAFMVEFATQNKKFRERLMLEFGQ encoded by the coding sequence ATGTTACCATTCCCAAATTTTGAACAAGTAATAGACACCAAAGTAGCCTCTAGTGGACATCGTTATTATGCTTACGGACACATTACAAATATTCGCCTAAAAGAGTTTAGAGAGTGGACAGCCAAAGTAAAAGGTTCACAGTCTTATGATGTAGAGATAAAAATTGGTAATGGTTATGTAGAGCATTTCAAGTGTGATTGCTCTGATGGTTGCTTGGGTGAAGTCTGCAAGCATGTAGTGGCTGTGTTGTATCATATCAAAGAAGATCGCTTGCAAACCGAAGAAGATTTTATTGAGCTGAGCAATGAGGTAAATGGAATGTTGGCGGGTTTGTCGAAAGAAGATTTGAAAGCCTTTATGGTGGAGTTTGCCACACAAAACAAGAAGTTTCGGGAGCGACTTATGCTAGAGTTTGGTCAGTGA
- a CDS encoding NAD(P)H-binding protein, translating into MNKIAIVAGATGLVGSELVKLLLQDDDYQQVKIIGRKSIGIDHAKIEELLVDFDQLDNYQDFFVGATEAFCCLGTTTKKMGKEGLTKVDFTYCHAFAQLAAKANVAQFLIISSIGASADSRYHYSRVKARIEDAVKKLPFKSIHILRPSLLVGDRNEVRILEDLGRVFSAAFNSFIPAKYKSIKVKTVAVFMQKIAKKQLPGQFTYESNHIRKIAVSKFDYEKFSEYTEYKDL; encoded by the coding sequence ATGAATAAAATAGCCATTGTTGCCGGGGCTACTGGTCTGGTGGGCAGCGAGTTAGTGAAGTTGTTGCTACAAGACGACGATTACCAGCAAGTAAAAATAATTGGTAGAAAAAGTATTGGCATAGACCACGCAAAAATAGAGGAGTTGTTGGTGGACTTTGATCAACTAGACAATTATCAGGATTTTTTTGTGGGTGCCACCGAAGCATTTTGTTGCTTGGGTACTACCACCAAAAAAATGGGGAAGGAGGGACTTACTAAAGTTGATTTCACCTATTGTCATGCGTTTGCTCAGCTTGCTGCCAAGGCAAATGTTGCCCAGTTTTTAATTATATCAAGCATTGGTGCTAGTGCCGACAGCCGCTACCATTATTCAAGGGTAAAAGCACGCATAGAAGATGCGGTTAAAAAACTGCCTTTCAAATCAATCCATATTTTGCGCCCTTCACTCTTGGTGGGCGACCGTAACGAGGTACGCATCTTGGAAGACCTGGGGCGTGTATTCAGTGCTGCGTTTAACTCGTTTATTCCAGCCAAATACAAAAGTATCAAAGTTAAAACGGTGGCAGTATTTATGCAAAAAATTGCCAAAAAACAATTGCCTGGACAGTTTACCTATGAGTCGAACCACATAAGAAAAATAGCAGTGAGCAAATTTGACTACGAAAAGTTTAGCGAATATACTGAGTATAAAGACTTGTAA
- a CDS encoding PAS domain-containing protein yields the protein MKNIENTNHLKNTFAKTEDQTLQDRLWLDATLQSFDEILRGSYDKSIEDFADAVLYHFAKITQALRGTFFTANIDKELLVATGGYACRPEHLPKKEFYWGEGLVGQAVKTQETLYMNNLPPVSITVDSSLGQVPAVALLIVPLIFNEEAYGAIELVFVEDLPDKFILLSERLSKNIASMLGSIQSNIRTKHLLEVSQEQATHLAAQEEELRQNMEEMTATQEHLEKQVQETNAMKQELLVRDQLLNKIALVSETDLNGTITYANEKFSKVSKYSIEELLGSPHNIVRHPEVSPAVFRKMWDTIQSGKIFKGKFKNQAKDGTTYWVDASVAPVLNDEGVPVRFLAIRFDITDEMEKRAEVQHLLEQSQQQQSDLVTSEEELRQNMEELTAVQTNLEQQMRATERVKAELEARVNLLNKAALMSEADLYGTITYANEKFCEISGYTLDELLGKPHNIIRHPDTPKEVFKEMWATIKDGRVFHAKYKNRTKDNDEYWVDATIAPVLDAQGNLIKYIAIRFDITEEMERRNKVQHLLEQSQQQQSDLVNSEEELRQNMEELQAIQANLEGQMEENQEVKAALEARDNLLNKAALVSEADLYGTITYANEKFCKVAQYSLEELVGKPHNIVRHPDTPQDMFRNMWATIQRGKVFNAKYKNQARDGSTYWVDATIAPVLDKNGNPVRYIAIRFDITEEMEAREKLMKQIPHNE from the coding sequence ATGAAAAATATTGAGAACACCAATCATTTGAAAAACACCTTTGCAAAAACAGAAGATCAAACATTACAAGACAGACTATGGCTAGATGCTACCCTTCAGTCATTTGACGAGATACTACGGGGTAGCTATGACAAATCTATAGAAGATTTTGCTGATGCAGTATTGTATCATTTTGCTAAAATCACTCAGGCTTTACGCGGTACTTTTTTTACTGCTAATATTGACAAAGAGTTGCTTGTGGCTACAGGAGGTTATGCCTGTAGGCCAGAACATTTGCCCAAAAAAGAATTTTATTGGGGGGAAGGTTTGGTAGGGCAAGCCGTAAAAACCCAGGAAACCCTTTACATGAACAATTTGCCCCCTGTCAGCATTACCGTTGATTCATCGCTGGGGCAAGTGCCTGCCGTGGCTTTGCTTATTGTTCCCCTAATTTTTAACGAAGAGGCTTATGGAGCCATCGAACTGGTATTTGTTGAAGACCTTCCCGACAAATTTATATTACTTTCTGAGCGATTGAGCAAAAATATAGCGTCTATGTTGGGGAGTATTCAGAGCAACATCAGAACCAAACATTTGTTAGAAGTATCGCAAGAGCAGGCCACTCATTTGGCAGCTCAAGAAGAGGAGCTACGCCAGAACATGGAAGAAATGACTGCTACCCAGGAGCACCTCGAAAAGCAAGTACAGGAAACCAACGCCATGAAGCAAGAATTGCTGGTACGTGACCAGTTATTGAACAAAATTGCTTTAGTGTCAGAAACCGACCTCAACGGAACCATTACTTACGCCAACGAAAAATTTTCTAAAGTATCTAAATACAGTATCGAGGAGCTGTTGGGTAGTCCTCATAATATTGTGCGCCACCCTGAGGTATCGCCAGCGGTGTTCAGAAAAATGTGGGATACTATTCAAAGTGGAAAAATATTTAAAGGGAAGTTTAAAAATCAGGCAAAAGATGGTACCACTTATTGGGTAGATGCCAGTGTGGCTCCAGTGCTCAACGATGAAGGCGTGCCGGTGCGTTTTCTTGCCATTAGGTTTGATATCACTGATGAAATGGAGAAAAGGGCAGAGGTGCAACACTTGCTGGAGCAGTCTCAACAGCAACAGTCTGACCTGGTAACTTCAGAAGAAGAGCTGAGGCAAAACATGGAAGAACTCACTGCTGTACAAACCAACCTTGAGCAACAAATGCGTGCCACCGAACGGGTAAAAGCAGAACTAGAGGCAAGGGTAAACCTACTCAATAAAGCAGCCCTGATGTCTGAAGCAGACTTATACGGCACGATTACCTACGCCAACGAGAAATTTTGTGAAATATCTGGGTATACCCTTGACGAGTTATTGGGTAAACCCCATAATATTATCCGCCATCCTGATACACCCAAAGAAGTTTTCAAAGAAATGTGGGCAACCATTAAAGATGGGAGGGTGTTTCACGCCAAGTACAAAAATCGAACAAAAGACAACGATGAGTATTGGGTAGACGCTACTATAGCTCCAGTGCTGGATGCTCAAGGCAATCTGATTAAATATATTGCGATTCGTTTTGATATTACCGAAGAGATGGAGCGACGCAATAAAGTGCAGCACTTGCTTGAACAGTCGCAACAACAGCAGTCTGACTTGGTAAACTCAGAAGAAGAGTTACGACAAAATATGGAAGAGCTGCAGGCCATACAAGCTAATCTTGAAGGGCAAATGGAGGAAAATCAAGAGGTAAAAGCAGCGCTTGAGGCACGCGACAATTTACTAAATAAAGCGGCTTTAGTGTCAGAAGCAGATTTGTATGGAACGATTACTTATGCTAATGAAAAATTTTGCAAAGTCGCGCAATACTCTTTGGAAGAACTAGTGGGCAAACCCCATAACATTGTACGCCACCCCGATACCCCCCAAGATATGTTCAGAAACATGTGGGCAACCATTCAACGTGGCAAAGTATTCAATGCAAAATATAAAAACCAGGCAAGAGATGGCAGTACATACTGGGTAGATGCGACTATTGCCCCGGTGCTGGATAAAAACGGAAATCCGGTGCGTTATATTGCCATTAGGTTTGATATTACCGAAGAAATGGAAGCCAGAGAAAAATTGATGAAACAAATACCACATAACGAATAA
- a CDS encoding bifunctional aminoglycoside phosphotransferase/ATP-binding protein, giving the protein MTETASMLTDEILQFLSTPQVFAERPQKVSVVQTHISIVSLLDEVVYKVKKAVDFGFLNFMKLEDRKYYLEEEVRLNSRLTTDLYLDLVPIYRLDNGTLSFTSEQSTDVVVEYALKMKRLPHEFFLDELLKKNTFDWQNINLIANKLARFYQHIPVDAHKSKWGRTEFLREIIDENFEQITPFVNNTIQTIEFRVLRAYQYYFLENNKQWFHQRVAEGKILECHGDLKCDHIHVENQQVNIYDCIEFNERYRCIDVLNDIAFLSMELDFRRKFNLSNYFVNQVTNQLETGEYQDLFDFYKSFRAFVKGKVESFTSTTLEVPAKKRHKCAERARKYFKLALKYALIGSEATLVVVYGGVATGKTTLAQKIAKHMNIQHFNSDLIRKKMAGIPTYERTRSEDLQRVYSTEMTEKVYETLIEEGINCAFQEGTSILDATFRDITKLERLLKKVREAQPLRVVFIEAIAPDEEIKQRLRARENEPNVSDARIEHFEMLRQSRHQIAKMLPNHLTLNTANPLQKTMVNLFVQMFEARLLN; this is encoded by the coding sequence ATGACAGAGACAGCCTCAATGCTTACTGATGAAATTCTCCAGTTTTTATCTACTCCACAAGTATTTGCCGAAAGGCCCCAAAAAGTAAGTGTTGTACAAACCCACATCTCTATAGTGTCTCTGTTAGACGAGGTGGTGTACAAGGTGAAAAAAGCGGTTGACTTTGGTTTTTTAAACTTTATGAAGTTGGAAGATCGCAAATATTACCTTGAAGAAGAGGTAAGACTCAACTCACGCCTTACAACTGACCTATACCTAGATTTGGTGCCTATTTACCGCCTTGACAACGGAACTTTGAGCTTTACGAGTGAACAATCTACTGATGTGGTGGTAGAGTATGCGTTGAAAATGAAGCGCTTGCCGCATGAGTTTTTTTTAGATGAACTGCTCAAAAAGAATACTTTTGATTGGCAAAATATTAACTTGATTGCCAATAAACTTGCCCGGTTTTATCAGCATATACCCGTAGATGCACACAAGAGTAAATGGGGGCGTACTGAGTTTTTGCGTGAGATTATAGACGAAAATTTTGAGCAAATCACCCCTTTTGTGAATAACACCATTCAGACTATCGAGTTTAGGGTGTTGCGGGCTTATCAATATTATTTTTTAGAAAATAACAAGCAGTGGTTTCACCAACGAGTGGCAGAGGGCAAAATACTGGAGTGTCACGGAGACCTTAAGTGTGACCATATTCATGTAGAAAATCAGCAGGTAAATATTTATGATTGTATTGAGTTCAACGAGCGTTATCGTTGCATTGATGTATTAAACGACATTGCTTTTTTGAGCATGGAGCTTGATTTTAGGCGTAAGTTTAATTTGTCTAATTATTTTGTAAATCAGGTAACCAATCAGTTAGAGACTGGGGAGTATCAGGATTTATTTGATTTTTATAAGTCGTTTCGGGCGTTTGTCAAGGGCAAAGTAGAGAGCTTTACATCTACCACTCTGGAGGTGCCCGCCAAAAAACGCCATAAATGTGCCGAGCGTGCCCGAAAGTATTTTAAGCTGGCGCTAAAGTATGCGCTTATAGGTTCAGAAGCTACCCTGGTAGTGGTATATGGTGGAGTGGCTACTGGCAAAACTACCTTGGCGCAAAAAATAGCCAAACACATGAATATCCAACATTTTAACTCTGATTTGATCAGGAAAAAAATGGCGGGTATTCCTACTTATGAGCGTACCCGCAGCGAAGATTTGCAAAGGGTATACTCTACAGAAATGACTGAGAAAGTATACGAAACATTGATAGAGGAGGGGATCAATTGTGCTTTTCAGGAGGGAACATCTATATTAGATGCCACATTTCGGGATATTACTAAGTTAGAGAGGTTGTTAAAAAAGGTTCGTGAGGCACAGCCTTTAAGGGTGGTATTTATTGAAGCAATTGCCCCTGATGAAGAAATTAAACAGCGTTTACGCGCCCGCGAAAATGAACCAAATGTGTCGGATGCACGCATAGAGCATTTCGAAATGTTGAGGCAGTCACGCCATCAAATAGCCAAAATGTTGCCCAACCACCTTACCCTAAATACTGCCAACCCTTTGCAAAAAACAATGGTAAACTTGTTTGTGCAAATGTTTGAAGCCCGTTTGTTGAATTAA
- a CDS encoding FAD-binding and (Fe-S)-binding domain-containing protein, protein MNNTNTPLPVQWQPLAKVLDGELHTDDVMRTLYATDASAYREMPAAVAVPRSSKDIKYLISFARQQKLSLIPRAAGTSLAGQVVGNGIVVDVSQHMTQVLEINAEERWVRVQPGVIRDDLNHVLEPYGLFFGPETSTANRAMIGGMVGNNSCGTHSVVYGSTREHTLEIKGLLADGSEVVFNALNAQQYQQKIAESETNTFEGKVYRQIDQLLTNEAHQKEIREHFPKRAIPRRNTGYALDMLLDLEPFTPAGEPFNFCKLLCGSEGTLMFMTEIKLHVDPLPPKETGLVCAHFNTIDDALKANIIALQYGPSASELMDHYILECTKANIEHRQNRFFVKGDPEAILIVEFNKDTREAIAEVAQRMQQAMEQEGLGYHFPVVYGDDTRKVWNLRKAGLGLLSNIVGDAKPAPVIEDTAVTIEDLPAYIQDFNEILSQNNMSAVHYAHAGSGELHLRPIINLKTEQGQKEFRLIAEEIARLVKKYQGSLSGEHGDGRLRGEFIEQMVGKKGYELMKEVKQIFDPEHIFNPNKIVETPPMDTFLRYDAGQDTPAFDTVLDFSGTQGILRGAEMCNGSGDCRKTEISGGTMCPSYMATRSEKDTTRARANILREYLTRSDKPNRFDHEEIKEVMDLCLSCKGCKSECPSNVDMAKMKAEFLQQYYDANGVPFRTKLIANFTRLNKLAAKVPWAYNWAFTNPLTGKLSKKMSGFAAERSIPKLHKTTLRKWYKKHYASIAPKGATKKVWLFCDEFTDFNDTDVGIVTVKLLAKLGYEVIIPEHLESSRTYLSKGLLRKAKTIAEKNIALLQGVVSDETPLLGVEPSAILTFRDEYIDLVRGNTQEKARELARNALTMEEFLAREIDRGNITANSFTEDKKILKLHGHCQQKALSSLTPSKKMLSLPKNYEVHLIRSGCCGMAGSFGYEQEHYKVSMQIGELVLFPTVRQQPQEVIIVAAGTSCRHQIKDGTQRRALHPVEVWWDALKK, encoded by the coding sequence ATGAACAATACAAACACCCCTTTGCCTGTTCAGTGGCAGCCGTTGGCAAAAGTATTAGATGGTGAGCTACATACCGACGATGTCATGCGTACTTTGTATGCGACCGATGCTTCGGCTTACCGTGAAATGCCTGCTGCTGTGGCAGTACCCCGCTCCAGCAAAGACATCAAGTACCTGATCAGTTTTGCCCGACAACAAAAGTTGAGTCTGATTCCGAGGGCAGCAGGCACCTCTCTGGCTGGGCAAGTGGTAGGCAATGGCATAGTAGTAGATGTGTCGCAGCACATGACCCAGGTACTGGAGATCAACGCAGAAGAAAGGTGGGTAAGGGTGCAGCCTGGGGTGATACGTGATGACCTGAACCATGTACTGGAGCCTTACGGCTTGTTTTTTGGTCCCGAAACCTCTACAGCTAATCGAGCCATGATAGGGGGCATGGTGGGTAATAACTCCTGCGGAACGCATTCGGTGGTGTATGGCAGCACCCGCGAACATACCTTAGAAATCAAAGGCTTGCTTGCTGATGGGTCAGAAGTGGTTTTTAATGCTTTGAACGCCCAACAGTACCAACAAAAAATAGCCGAAAGTGAGACAAATACTTTCGAAGGTAAGGTTTATCGCCAAATTGATCAATTGCTTACCAATGAAGCTCACCAAAAAGAAATAAGAGAGCATTTTCCTAAGCGAGCCATTCCCCGGCGCAATACTGGTTATGCCTTGGATATGTTGCTCGACCTTGAGCCCTTTACCCCGGCGGGCGAACCGTTTAACTTTTGTAAACTGTTGTGTGGCTCTGAAGGCACCCTCATGTTTATGACCGAAATAAAGCTTCATGTAGACCCTTTACCCCCCAAAGAAACTGGATTGGTGTGTGCGCACTTCAATACTATAGATGATGCCCTCAAAGCCAATATCATTGCGCTACAATATGGTCCTTCGGCAAGTGAATTGATGGATCATTACATCCTCGAATGTACTAAAGCCAACATAGAGCATCGTCAAAACCGGTTTTTTGTAAAAGGCGACCCAGAGGCTATTCTTATTGTAGAGTTTAATAAAGATACCCGCGAAGCAATAGCCGAAGTAGCGCAACGTATGCAACAAGCCATGGAACAAGAGGGATTGGGCTATCACTTTCCGGTGGTGTATGGCGACGATACCCGCAAGGTTTGGAATTTGCGTAAAGCTGGGCTGGGGTTGCTCTCAAACATTGTGGGTGATGCCAAGCCCGCCCCTGTGATAGAAGACACCGCAGTGACTATAGAAGATTTGCCTGCTTATATTCAAGATTTTAATGAAATTCTGAGCCAGAATAATATGTCGGCGGTGCACTATGCCCACGCTGGTTCGGGAGAGCTGCACCTGCGCCCCATCATTAACCTAAAAACTGAGCAGGGACAAAAAGAATTTAGGCTGATAGCTGAAGAAATAGCCAGGTTGGTGAAAAAATACCAGGGCTCGCTGAGCGGCGAACATGGCGATGGCCGTTTGCGGGGAGAGTTTATCGAGCAAATGGTAGGCAAAAAGGGGTATGAGTTGATGAAGGAGGTCAAGCAAATATTTGACCCTGAGCATATTTTTAACCCCAACAAAATTGTAGAAACCCCTCCGATGGATACCTTTCTGCGCTATGATGCCGGGCAAGATACGCCAGCATTTGACACTGTGTTGGATTTTAGCGGTACTCAGGGCATATTGCGGGGAGCCGAAATGTGCAATGGGTCGGGCGATTGCCGTAAAACTGAAATAAGTGGAGGAACTATGTGCCCAAGCTACATGGCTACCCGTAGCGAAAAAGATACCACCCGCGCCCGTGCCAATATTTTGCGCGAATACCTGACCCGTTCGGACAAACCAAATCGTTTTGACCACGAAGAAATCAAAGAGGTGATGGACTTGTGCTTGTCGTGCAAGGGGTGTAAGTCGGAGTGCCCCTCAAATGTGGATATGGCAAAGATGAAAGCGGAGTTTTTGCAACAGTACTATGATGCCAATGGGGTGCCGTTTAGAACCAAGCTCATTGCTAATTTTACTCGCCTGAACAAGCTGGCGGCTAAAGTACCCTGGGCGTATAATTGGGCGTTTACAAATCCTTTAACGGGTAAGTTGAGCAAAAAAATGTCAGGCTTTGCTGCCGAGCGAAGCATCCCTAAACTACACAAAACTACGTTGCGCAAGTGGTATAAGAAGCATTATGCTTCTATAGCACCCAAGGGTGCCACCAAAAAAGTGTGGTTGTTTTGTGATGAGTTTACTGATTTTAACGATACCGATGTGGGCATAGTAACGGTAAAACTGCTTGCCAAGCTGGGGTATGAGGTTATTATTCCTGAACACCTTGAGAGTAGCCGTACTTATTTGTCAAAAGGTTTGCTTAGAAAGGCCAAAACCATTGCCGAAAAAAATATTGCCTTGTTACAAGGGGTGGTAAGTGATGAAACTCCTTTGTTGGGGGTAGAACCTTCGGCTATTTTGACTTTTAGGGACGAGTACATTGACTTGGTGAGGGGCAATACACAAGAGAAAGCTCGAGAACTGGCGAGAAATGCGTTGACAATGGAAGAATTTCTTGCCAGAGAAATAGATCGGGGAAATATTACGGCAAATAGTTTTACAGAAGATAAAAAAATACTGAAATTGCATGGACATTGCCAGCAAAAAGCTTTATCATCACTTACCCCATCCAAAAAAATGCTTTCTTTGCCCAAAAATTATGAGGTGCACCTGATTCGTTCGGGGTGTTGTGGTATGGCAGGTTCGTTTGGTTATGAGCAAGAGCATTACAAAGTGTCAATGCAGATTGGCGAGTTGGTGTTGTTTCCAACGGTGCGCCAACAACCCCAGGAGGTAATAATTGTAGCCGCTGGTACAAGTTGTCGTCATCAGATCAAAGACGGCACCCAGCGTCGTGCCTTGCATCCGGTAGAGGTATGGTGGGATGCCCTTAAAAAATAA